The region ACCTTTGGCAGTTTGCTCAACCACCATGGGGATCAGCGCCGCCATCGGGTGGCTCATCATCGGATCATGGAAATTTGACATAAGATATTGTCCCTAAAACAAAATGGCCCAAGTGCACTTACACTAGGGCCATTATACGCAAGAGTTTAACGCCTAAGTCAATAGTTCTTAAGCGCCTTGCTTATTCATCAGTTCCTCAAAGCTTACTTGCTTGTCTGAAACTTTAGCTTGGCTTAATACCAGCTCGATGGCTTGATCTTCAATGGCTAAGTTACGCACGTTTTCCAACATTTCTTGGTTTTCGTTGTAATAAGCAATCACTTCAGACGGATCTTCGTAAGCAGAAGACATGCCAGCAATGATTTCTTGTACTTTAGCGTCGTCAGCTTTGATTTCGTTTTTCTTGATCACTTCGCCCAACAACAGACCTACACGTACGCGACGCTCAGCTTGCTCTTGGAACAGCTCTGCAGGTAACTGCGGGGCATTTTTTTGATCCAGACCACCAAAACGCTGCATGGCTTGCTTGCGCAGCGTTTCAATTTCATTGTCGATCAGTGACTGAGGCACATCTACTGGGTTTTGCTCCAGCAAACCGTTGATCACTTGCTCTTTAACAGAGGCTTTCAGTGCTTGGGACAGTTCGCGGTCCATGTTCTTACGCACTTCAGCTTTCAAGCCATCCAGTGAACCGTCGGCAATGCCAAAACGCTTCACGAATTCTTCAGTCAGCTCAGGCAGCTCTTGGGCTTCAACTTTAGTGACGACAACGGCGAATTGAGCCGGCTTGCCTTTCAAGTTTTCAGCGTGGTATTCCTCAGGGAAGTTCACTTCCAGAGTGAAGTCGTCACCGGCTTGCTTGCCCAGTAAACCTTCTTCGAAACCTGGGATCATGCGGCCAGAGCCCAATACCAGTACGAAATCTTCAGCAGCGCCACCTTCAAATTCAGCGCCGTCTACAGAACCGACGAAGTTCATGGTCACACGGTCATCATTAGCGGCGGCGCGTTCTACCACAACCCAATCTGCGTGCTGCTTTTGCAGCGTTTCAACCATCTTGTCCAGATCCGCATCTTGAACTTCGGCCTGTGGCTTTTCGATGGTGATAGCGTCTAAGCCTGTTACTTCCACTTCTGGATATACTTCGAAGGTGGCGGTAAAGGTAAAGTCTTGGCCAGTTTTGATTGGCGCAGGCTCCATGGTCGGCATGCCCGCTGGGTTCAGTTTTTCACTGATCACGGCTTCAAAAAAGTTACGCTGCATTAAATCGCCGGCTACATCGGCTTCAACTGACGCACCAAACATTTTTTGGATCACAGTCAGTGGCGCTTTACCTGGGCGGAAACCGTCAATACGACGCGTTTTAGCCAATTGACGCAGGCGGCTGTTTACTTCGCCATCTACTTTGTCGGCTGGCACGGTAATGGTCAGGCGGCGTTCCAGGCCTTGAGTCGTTTCGAGTGAAACTTGCATTCTTCTACCTCAATTTTTTACAGCGCATCGGTTGCGATGTGATTGATTTAAAACAGCCTGGGCTGCTTGCTTGAATCTTGATGAAGGCGCAACTATAAATGGCACCTTCACGGCAAATGAGACACGGCATTATAACGATGCAGACTGACAGCGTCGAGCGTATCTAAGCTAGGTTAAGTAGTATGAGGGCAAACGGTTGCTTTTCAAGGCATTCATCCCCACAAAAAGTCATTATTCGCTATTTTTTTAACAGTTATTAAAAAGGCATGCCTAAGCATGCCTTTTATTGCGACTTATCCTAAAGGATGGGCCACTCACGCCATCTCGTGTTCTTAGAAAGAAACACGACGGTATTGGCGATATTCTGGGCTCCAGAAGTTCGCTTCAATGGCCGCGTCCAGTGCTGCATCAGACACTTGTAGTGCCTGACCTTGCAACTGGGCAGTTTTAGCAACGGCTTTGGCAATTTGACGGCTCACGTCTTGGATCTCTTCCAGTGGCGGCAATAAAGCACCGTCTGGATCGGTTGCCATCGGTGAACAGGCAGCCAAGGCACGGCTGGCAGACATCAGCATGGCATCCGTCACGCGCTTAGCACCACAGGCCAACACACCTAAACCAATACCTGGGAAGATGTAAGAGTTGTTGCACTGCACGATTTGGAACAGCTTACCCTTGTATTCCACAGGCGCAAACGGGCTACCAGTGGCCACCAAGGCTTTGCCATCGGTCCAGTTGATGATGTCTTCAGGTGTGGCTTCCACGCGAGAAGTCGGGTTAGACAACGGAAACACAATCGGGCGCTCGCAATGACTGTGCATAGTCTGGATCACTTCTTTGGTGAACAGACCCGGCTGGCCAGATACACCAATTAAGATGTCCGGCTTGCCGTTTTGCATCACTTCCAATAAGGAAATGTTATCGCCGGCAGTGTTCCAGTCGCTGACACTTTCTACGGTTTGCGCTAATGGACGCTGAAAGTCCACCAGGTTTGGCATGTTGTCGGTGATCAAACCAAAACGGTCCACCATGAACACGCGCTCGCGCGCTTTTTCATCGCTTAAGCCTTCGGCTTTCATTTGCGCGACAATTTGCTCGGCAATACCACAACCTGCTGAGCCTGAGCCTAAGAAGGCCACTTTTTTCTCAGACAACTTGCTACCACTGGCCAGACACGCAGCAATCAGTGAGCCCAAGGTAACAGAAGCCGTTCCTTGAATATCATCGTTAAAGCAGCACAGCTCATCTTTATAACGATTGAGCAGCGGCATGGCGTTTTTCTGTGCGAAGTCTTCGAACTGCAACAACACATTGGGCCAGCGACGCTTTACTGCCTGAATAAAGGCGTCGACAAATTCTTCGTACTCTTCGCCCGTTACGCGCGGATTGCGCCAGCCCATATACATAGGATCATTCAGCAGCTGCTGGTTGTTGGTACCGGCGTCCAGTACTACAGGCAGCGTGTAGGCAGGAGAAATACCACCACAGGCCGTGTACAAAGATAACTTACCAATCGGAATGCCCATGCCGCCAATGCCTTGGTCGCCCAAGCCCAAAATGCGCTCGCCATCGGTCACCACTATCACTTTTACGTTACGCTTAGTGGCGTTTTGTAAAATATCATCAATGCGATCACGATCAGGATAAGAGATAAATAATCCGCGGGCACGACGATAGATATTAGAGAACTCTTCACAAGCCTGACCTACGGTCGGCGTGTAAATAGTGGGCATCATTACGCTGATGTGTTCGCGTACCAAACGGTAGAATAAGGTTTCGTTGGTGTCTTGAATATTACGCAGGTAAATGTGCTTATCGAGGTCGCTTTGAAAGGCCGTGAACTGCTGGTAAGCACGGGCCACTTGCTCTTCAATGGTTTCGATATTATGCGGCAACAGACCATCAAGGTTGAACGCGATGCGCTCATCCTTAGAAAAAGCGCCACCTTTGTTCAACAATGGCGTTTCTAATAAGGCAGGTCCGGCAAAAGGTACATAGAGGGCACGTTTTTCATGATGCTCTTTGGGCATAAGACATCTCGCTTAAGTTATAGTCCGCAGGGGAGTTATGATTTGAATAGTTGGGGGCTCGCGCCCAGTATAAGCCAAGCACACCTAGCAAACCACACCTTGAGTCGCTTATCCTTGGCTTATCCGTGCCTTATTCTAAAGTTCAGCTAAAATGTGCGGCAAATGTGCTACCACACAGTTACGCCCTTGGCTTTTTGCTTTATATAACGCCTCATCCGCCAATTGAATCAACTGCGTCACATCGCTATTTTTATCGCCACTCACCACGCCGCCACTCAAGGTCACCAGCACCTCGGTTTCATCCAAGGGATTTTCGATGGGCTGCGACTCCACGGCTAAACGCAGGGTTTCCGCTTGGCGAGCCCCTTGCTCGAGCGCAGTATTAGGCAATAACACCACAAACTCTTCGCCGCCGTAGCGGGCAATGAGCGCATCGGGCCCAAAAATATCGACCAAGGTGGTGGACACGCTGACCAGCACTTCATCGCCCATCAAATGCCCCTGCTCGTCATTAATGCGCTTAAATTTATCGAGATCGAATAAAATTAAGGTAAAGCTCTGGCCGGCTTTATTCTCTTGGCGCACCGCATTTAATTGCTGCATAAATAACCGTCGGTTCATCAGCCGCGTTAAGGGATCTCGAGTCGACTCGCGATATAAGTCGAGCAACATCCGCAACTGGCCGCTTTGTACCCACAGCATGGCCAAGCTAAAACACAACAGCAGCCAGACTCTGTCTATCAGCTGGCCGTTATCCAAAGTATGAGAGTCGAGCCAGTAGTCGGTGCCCAATACCGCCGCCAAAATAAACACCACCACCCGCAAGCCCGAGCGAATCGGCAGCGGCAATACTGCAAGTAATGCCAATAAAAAATACGGGAAGGCGACGT is a window of Oceanisphaera sp. IT1-181 DNA encoding:
- a CDS encoding NAD-dependent malic enzyme, translating into MPKEHHEKRALYVPFAGPALLETPLLNKGGAFSKDERIAFNLDGLLPHNIETIEEQVARAYQQFTAFQSDLDKHIYLRNIQDTNETLFYRLVREHISVMMPTIYTPTVGQACEEFSNIYRRARGLFISYPDRDRIDDILQNATKRNVKVIVVTDGERILGLGDQGIGGMGIPIGKLSLYTACGGISPAYTLPVVLDAGTNNQQLLNDPMYMGWRNPRVTGEEYEEFVDAFIQAVKRRWPNVLLQFEDFAQKNAMPLLNRYKDELCCFNDDIQGTASVTLGSLIAACLASGSKLSEKKVAFLGSGSAGCGIAEQIVAQMKAEGLSDEKARERVFMVDRFGLITDNMPNLVDFQRPLAQTVESVSDWNTAGDNISLLEVMQNGKPDILIGVSGQPGLFTKEVIQTMHSHCERPIVFPLSNPTSRVEATPEDIINWTDGKALVATGSPFAPVEYKGKLFQIVQCNNSYIFPGIGLGVLACGAKRVTDAMLMSASRALAACSPMATDPDGALLPPLEEIQDVSRQIAKAVAKTAQLQGQALQVSDAALDAAIEANFWSPEYRQYRRVSF
- a CDS encoding GGDEF domain-containing protein, which produces MELKEYWSDHYHSRDFRLIRIGFVAVRFRWLVTLLIMGIAGWVAVDWWVLDAAHFKLLWKVRLITGAMLTPLLPLSYLCKLNRRWMVLSLFALLSILLFFNAVSLWSFRDVATIPAGYVAFPYFLLALLAVLPLPIRSGLRVVVFILAAVLGTDYWLDSHTLDNGQLIDRVWLLLCFSLAMLWVQSGQLRMLLDLYRESTRDPLTRLMNRRLFMQQLNAVRQENKAGQSFTLILFDLDKFKRINDEQGHLMGDEVLVSVSTTLVDIFGPDALIARYGGEEFVVLLPNTALEQGARQAETLRLAVESQPIENPLDETEVLVTLSGGVVSGDKNSDVTQLIQLADEALYKAKSQGRNCVVAHLPHILAEL
- the tig gene encoding trigger factor, yielding MQVSLETTQGLERRLTITVPADKVDGEVNSRLRQLAKTRRIDGFRPGKAPLTVIQKMFGASVEADVAGDLMQRNFFEAVISEKLNPAGMPTMEPAPIKTGQDFTFTATFEVYPEVEVTGLDAITIEKPQAEVQDADLDKMVETLQKQHADWVVVERAAANDDRVTMNFVGSVDGAEFEGGAAEDFVLVLGSGRMIPGFEEGLLGKQAGDDFTLEVNFPEEYHAENLKGKPAQFAVVVTKVEAQELPELTEEFVKRFGIADGSLDGLKAEVRKNMDRELSQALKASVKEQVINGLLEQNPVDVPQSLIDNEIETLRKQAMQRFGGLDQKNAPQLPAELFQEQAERRVRVGLLLGEVIKKNEIKADDAKVQEIIAGMSSAYEDPSEVIAYYNENQEMLENVRNLAIEDQAIELVLSQAKVSDKQVSFEELMNKQGA